From Dethiobacter alkaliphilus AHT 1, one genomic window encodes:
- a CDS encoding glycoside hydrolase family 125 protein, whose protein sequence is MPEDILTVPQEADSYRTLFMHGNEYISFPDINPKDGAVNNATVLHMGSLGLLELAGGDDKPLLKPYFKLDGRDVSLKLAWSYRKHWLPSFTATVGSLTVRGSIFAPPGHSGAVFLLRVKNNHRRPVMTEAGFSVNFGRIIHHIFRARQITAGIRCEFDRWTNSFLLNVGDGLPLVSLALGLDLAEPWWSRPATGGACRADAGKAAKLMPGEELVVPLYIAVNIEGSGAGTTVVDLRRHGWQALLAQTEKWLAERNLPMKQLGSAANRNLFFNYFFALGRAIDTDDWVPVTSRSPRYYVSAAFWSRDTLLWSFPGLLLCEPEGAKQVLLACYRRHLERAGEHAHYINGVLLYPGFELDQLSSYVLALKLYLQETGDRSILEEECIRRGLTVVAAKLSGCRDETTGLYETFLDPSDDPVKYPYLVYDNALAQRALEFLGALQKQGWQFSYDMNEAAKLLREAIFRYGVVEGPYGPMFAWAVDGTGRFQLYDNPPGSLQLLPHYGFCEKEEPVWQNTVRWIHSSHNPYYREKGYITGAASRHAANPWPLAAANDLLGQNLDQGRFFKRAVMDSGFCCETVSPSSGRASTGHAFASSAGFIASALWHVFGQKAEKGQGGLDDD, encoded by the coding sequence ATGCCTGAAGATATTTTGACGGTGCCGCAGGAGGCTGACTCGTACCGTACCTTATTTATGCATGGCAATGAGTACATATCATTTCCGGATATTAACCCCAAGGACGGTGCCGTTAATAATGCAACGGTTTTGCATATGGGGTCGCTGGGTCTTTTGGAGCTTGCCGGCGGCGATGATAAACCTTTGCTCAAACCTTATTTTAAATTGGACGGCAGGGATGTTTCCCTGAAGCTGGCCTGGTCTTACCGCAAGCACTGGCTACCCTCCTTTACTGCCACGGTTGGTTCTCTGACTGTGCGGGGTAGTATCTTTGCTCCCCCGGGACATAGCGGCGCAGTGTTTTTACTGCGGGTAAAAAACAACCACCGACGCCCGGTGATGACAGAAGCCGGTTTCTCCGTAAATTTTGGCCGCATAATCCACCATATTTTCCGTGCCCGGCAAATTACAGCCGGTATCCGCTGCGAGTTTGACCGCTGGACCAATAGCTTCCTGTTAAATGTGGGAGATGGTTTGCCGTTGGTCTCGCTGGCATTGGGATTGGATTTGGCAGAGCCCTGGTGGTCGCGGCCTGCCACAGGCGGTGCCTGCCGGGCTGATGCGGGTAAGGCGGCTAAACTTATGCCCGGGGAAGAGTTGGTTGTTCCTCTCTATATAGCCGTTAACATTGAAGGAAGCGGTGCCGGAACCACAGTGGTGGATTTGCGCCGTCATGGTTGGCAGGCCTTATTGGCCCAGACAGAAAAGTGGCTTGCAGAACGTAATTTGCCCATGAAGCAACTGGGCTCTGCGGCTAACCGTAATCTCTTTTTCAATTATTTCTTTGCTTTGGGCAGAGCCATCGATACCGATGACTGGGTGCCGGTTACCTCCAGAAGCCCCCGTTATTACGTTAGTGCTGCTTTTTGGAGTCGGGATACGTTACTTTGGAGCTTTCCCGGTCTGCTTCTTTGCGAGCCGGAAGGGGCAAAGCAGGTGCTCTTGGCTTGTTATCGTCGTCATCTGGAGCGGGCGGGAGAGCATGCCCATTACATTAACGGCGTACTTTTGTATCCCGGCTTTGAACTGGATCAACTGTCTTCCTACGTGCTGGCCCTAAAACTGTACCTGCAGGAAACAGGAGACCGCTCGATTCTGGAAGAGGAATGTATCAGGCGGGGCCTCACTGTGGTGGCAGCAAAGCTGTCAGGTTGCCGTGATGAAACCACAGGTTTGTACGAAACATTTTTGGATCCCTCAGATGATCCGGTCAAGTATCCTTATCTGGTTTATGATAATGCTCTGGCGCAAAGAGCCTTGGAGTTTTTGGGTGCACTGCAGAAACAGGGATGGCAGTTTAGTTATGACATGAATGAAGCTGCCAAGCTGCTCCGTGAGGCAATCTTTAGATACGGTGTGGTGGAAGGCCCATACGGCCCCATGTTTGCCTGGGCCGTTGACGGTACCGGCCGGTTTCAGTTGTATGATAACCCGCCGGGAAGCCTGCAACTTTTGCCTCATTACGGTTTCTGTGAGAAAGAGGAACCGGTCTGGCAAAATACCGTACGCTGGATTCATTCCTCCCACAATCCGTACTACCGGGAAAAAGGTTATATTACCGGTGCTGCGTCCCGCCATGCCGCAAATCCCTGGCCATTGGCGGCAGCCAATGATTTGCTGGGGCAGAACCTGGATCAGGGACGGTTTTTCAAACGGGCTGTGATGGACAGCGGTTTCTGCTGTGAGACAGTGTCTCCCTCATCGGGTCGCGCTTCCACCGGGCATGCGTTTGCTTCTTCGGCAGGTTTTATTGCATCGGCCCTTTGGCACGTTTTCGGGCAAAAAGCAGAGAAAGGGCAGGGAGGTTTGGATGATGATTAA
- a CDS encoding carbon-nitrogen hydrolase family protein, whose protein sequence is MHVMALSFTDSDFTTPGAYREYLLQTIPSTENRETLIVLPSFTALYLAYLFGELADVYGLDEAARKFIDLPQSWHDDITALHQTIARDLNVWLVPGTTFVRSNSRTYHQSCLISPQGEIIGRQHQAFLSRREQRWGLSRGDDLHVFKAGNYTVGIIIGTDAWYPETGRILALKGADLVCHPGAMPAGDNRWRQLAAMWQQVQQNQFFCVESQLNSMIAGEDFAAASQIHAPCEMTEGFTGILAKESATGLAHAVLEANTRQKVISKYPLLKLQNPAAYRPLACPGGVNIED, encoded by the coding sequence ATGCATGTAATGGCACTAAGCTTTACTGACAGTGATTTTACAACCCCGGGAGCCTACCGGGAGTATTTGCTGCAAACCATCCCATCCACAGAAAATCGGGAAACACTGATTGTTTTGCCTTCCTTTACCGCACTGTACCTGGCTTATCTGTTCGGGGAACTGGCAGACGTGTACGGTTTGGACGAAGCAGCCCGCAAGTTTATTGACCTCCCGCAATCGTGGCACGACGACATAACAGCATTGCACCAAACCATCGCCCGGGATCTTAATGTTTGGCTGGTACCAGGCACCACGTTTGTTCGCAGTAATAGCCGCACCTACCACCAGTCCTGCCTTATTTCACCACAGGGTGAAATCATAGGCCGGCAGCACCAGGCCTTTCTCTCCCGCCGCGAACAACGGTGGGGCCTGTCCCGCGGTGACGATCTGCATGTTTTTAAAGCAGGAAACTATACCGTGGGCATCATCATCGGCACCGATGCCTGGTACCCGGAAACAGGCCGTATCCTGGCCCTAAAGGGCGCAGACCTGGTCTGTCACCCTGGTGCCATGCCCGCCGGGGACAACCGCTGGCGGCAGCTGGCTGCCATGTGGCAGCAGGTTCAGCAGAATCAGTTTTTCTGCGTGGAAAGCCAGCTAAACAGCATGATTGCCGGTGAAGATTTTGCTGCCGCAAGCCAGATCCATGCGCCCTGTGAAATGACGGAGGGGTTTACCGGTATCCTGGCCAAAGAGTCCGCTACCGGCCTGGCCCATGCCGTGCTGGAAGCTAACACCCGGCAAAAAGTAATCAGCAAGTACCCGCTGCTAAAGTTGCAAAACCCGGCAGCTTACAGGCCCCTGGCCTGTCCGGGAGGTGTAAACATTGAAGATTAG
- a CDS encoding MFS transporter, which translates to MMIKQLPVQGKLLYAASSAGWAMLDRIVITWLMFYYTEGENPLVLPAIFGSILVFGRIVDAIADPLVALWSDNSSSRLGRRTPFLMVGALLYTAVFVALFYPPAAEHGTANVIYLLVMAGAYFFMFTVYVCPYLALMPELARTAHDRVDMATYRAVFSLLGVAAALVGSGLLIGSMGFRGMIWTTAIIGMLLMYLPVLVKEREYADAQPATLGLVDAVLTTLKNRAFRFYLAGNAAFWFGFNIITLGLPFYVTVLLGRPEEDTAILFAAAFGVAFIAFPLVNILAKKIGHKAVMIISMALFVLILPQFYFLGRPPFGLDPVVHAYLVMALAGIPLSSLFVLPDAIVSSITDLEAGLSGQRREAMYFGTQGLVLKIMMGLSTFVTGLMLQFFGRTAVEPLGVQLTGPVAALFVLIGGIIFWFYPEREVKEGEQAAFPPDAFNVR; encoded by the coding sequence ATGATGATTAAACAACTGCCTGTACAAGGTAAGCTGCTTTATGCTGCTTCATCGGCAGGGTGGGCCATGCTGGATCGGATTGTGATTACCTGGTTGATGTTTTATTATACCGAGGGGGAAAACCCTCTGGTGCTGCCGGCGATATTTGGTTCCATTCTGGTTTTTGGCCGGATAGTGGACGCTATTGCCGATCCTTTGGTGGCCCTCTGGTCGGATAACAGCAGCAGCCGACTGGGACGGCGTACACCGTTTCTGATGGTTGGTGCCCTGCTGTACACCGCAGTGTTTGTGGCACTGTTTTATCCGCCGGCCGCAGAACATGGCACCGCTAATGTGATTTATCTACTAGTGATGGCCGGAGCATATTTCTTCATGTTTACCGTCTATGTCTGTCCATACCTGGCGCTGATGCCGGAGCTGGCCCGTACTGCCCACGACCGAGTGGATATGGCTACGTACCGGGCGGTGTTTTCGCTTTTGGGAGTAGCTGCTGCCCTGGTGGGATCCGGTCTGCTTATTGGTAGTATGGGCTTTAGAGGCATGATCTGGACCACCGCCATAATTGGCATGCTGCTAATGTATTTACCGGTCCTGGTAAAGGAGCGGGAATATGCCGATGCCCAACCAGCCACACTGGGCCTGGTGGATGCGGTGCTTACCACGTTAAAGAACCGGGCTTTCCGTTTTTATCTGGCAGGAAACGCAGCTTTTTGGTTTGGCTTTAACATTATCACACTGGGTCTGCCGTTTTACGTTACAGTGTTGTTGGGCCGTCCGGAGGAGGACACCGCCATCTTGTTTGCCGCCGCTTTCGGTGTGGCATTTATTGCTTTTCCACTGGTTAATATTCTGGCAAAAAAAATAGGACACAAGGCGGTGATGATTATTTCCATGGCGCTCTTTGTCCTGATATTGCCGCAGTTTTATTTTCTCGGTCGTCCGCCCTTTGGCCTGGACCCGGTTGTTCATGCTTATCTGGTAATGGCTCTGGCCGGGATTCCCTTGTCCAGCCTGTTTGTGCTTCCCGATGCCATCGTATCCTCCATTACAGACCTGGAAGCCGGTTTGTCCGGACAGCGTCGTGAAGCCATGTATTTTGGCACCCAGGGGTTGGTTTTAAAAATTATGATGGGCCTTTCCACCTTTGTTACCGGACTCATGCTGCAATTTTTCGGCCGTACAGCCGTGGAACCACTGGGCGTACAGTTAACCGGCCCTGTGGCGGCGTTATTTGTCTTAATTGGAGGCATTATCTTCTGGTTCTACCCGGAGCGGGAAGTAAAGGAAGGGGAACAGGCTGCATTTCCTCCCGATGCTTTTAATGTTCGCTAG
- a CDS encoding efflux RND transporter permease subunit codes for MRFNRIFRNTYKYMGPSVLIAMVATILGFTALFISPVPMIADFGKTLTLGLAVSFLAALIILTTNLYIRDKYFCDHTAAKACQLPPENKWLETMLAKLTKLVLSKKFLILTICLAITVWGFFGDTNVGVQTDIETFMPQDTPELVEIREFRDLMGSTDQLAIMVQGSDLLDDKNLAWVDTLTTGVENQFPEIIDSTVSITGLFGETVDNETLTKQNMSDFLDDLPETQRKLFIDEDRQTTIITLNIARLENDSVKTFINDLNQYLADNELQGIEPTVTGQAVIDAEMLSALTSGRMEMSLLGIGLVFMGLLFIYRSFLKAIVPVFPISLIIGWSGGAMYLLGLDYTPLTATMGALIIGIGTEFTILLMERYFEEKAKGASKEEAMVTTVSKIGQPILASGLTTIGGFSALLFSDFLILREFGVVTLLNITFCLISALVVLPPLIIMLDRNKTKSVSAVNPA; via the coding sequence ATGAGATTTAACCGGATTTTTAGAAACACCTACAAATATATGGGCCCTTCTGTCTTGATTGCCATGGTGGCCACCATTCTGGGTTTTACCGCCCTCTTTATTTCTCCGGTGCCGATGATTGCCGATTTTGGCAAAACATTGACCCTGGGCCTTGCGGTAAGCTTCCTGGCGGCCCTAATCATTCTTACCACAAACCTGTATATCAGGGATAAATATTTCTGTGACCATACAGCAGCAAAAGCCTGCCAACTTCCCCCGGAAAACAAGTGGTTGGAAACAATGCTGGCTAAACTGACAAAGCTTGTGCTGTCCAAAAAGTTCCTGATTCTCACCATATGCCTGGCCATTACAGTCTGGGGGTTTTTCGGTGATACAAACGTGGGAGTGCAAACAGACATTGAAACCTTTATGCCGCAGGACACTCCGGAACTTGTTGAAATCCGGGAATTTCGGGATCTGATGGGCTCCACCGACCAACTGGCCATTATGGTTCAGGGTTCTGACTTGTTAGACGATAAAAATCTGGCGTGGGTAGATACCTTAACCACAGGAGTGGAAAATCAGTTCCCTGAAATCATCGATAGCACAGTCTCCATAACCGGGCTGTTTGGGGAGACAGTGGACAACGAAACACTTACGAAACAAAACATGTCGGACTTTCTGGACGACCTCCCTGAAACCCAGCGGAAGCTCTTTATTGATGAAGACCGGCAAACAACTATTATCACCCTTAATATTGCCCGCTTAGAAAACGATTCGGTAAAGACCTTTATTAATGACCTTAATCAATACCTGGCGGATAATGAACTGCAGGGTATAGAACCTACCGTTACAGGTCAGGCAGTAATCGATGCCGAGATGTTGTCGGCCCTAACCAGCGGACGGATGGAAATGTCACTTTTGGGAATCGGACTGGTATTTATGGGACTGCTGTTTATTTACCGCAGCTTCCTCAAAGCCATTGTCCCGGTCTTTCCCATCAGCCTTATTATCGGCTGGTCAGGGGGAGCCATGTATCTTTTGGGTCTGGATTACACGCCGCTAACAGCAACCATGGGGGCCTTAATTATCGGAATTGGTACGGAATTTACAATTCTTTTGATGGAAAGATACTTTGAAGAGAAAGCAAAAGGCGCCTCCAAGGAAGAAGCCATGGTTACAACCGTAAGCAAAATCGGGCAACCAATTCTGGCATCAGGCCTGACCACCATCGGCGGGTTTAGCGCCCTGCTTTTCTCAGACTTCCTCATTCTCAGAGAATTTGGGGTTGTGACCCTGCTTAACATCACATTTTGCCTTATCAGCGCCTTGGTTGTTCTGCCCCCGCTAATCATTATGCTCGACCGAAACAAAACAAAATCCGTTTCTGCTGTTAACCCAGCCTAG
- a CDS encoding MMPL family transporter, which produces MQKLFARLSEKIMKKPVLTVFCALLVAVFFVAGVLQIRMATGNETFIRTDTDTYRNNLQLENTFGGENIMIHLKTEDMADLLTVENLDRFDTLERRLLQNENVYSVIGPASTVRHITAKQADNILDNVGEMRDGLAEMSERLSDIALAMTEMEENAPEIDFSQMTGQFEQSSKALEQLIAGQQQLGTGIDNLTNGYGEFGNMVTDVAINVEQIGGGLEAELQKLPLPEQEKQELLQKTAGLRQSAAALNQAGSNMLAIADESQSLQQVPLQTADGLTAMQQGLTAQSGQLSAMENEIPDISQLAELGEGLETFSEKLLHISQGLDTLLENSNIMSPALPSNQDTLEMILYDDGDLRPMFSQMVIDDYNALLVVRLTGNAADSQIEEVVTLINNTLDRDPLEGTDVTVTGKPVLDIALRTEMRSSMQRMVISALILMVIIVSVVFKVRWRLFPLVVNFGAVVASMGLMAHLGIPMTMVSMAAFPILIGLGIDYSIQFHNRYEEEYVTEEANNNEI; this is translated from the coding sequence GTGCAAAAGTTATTCGCAAGGCTTAGCGAAAAGATCATGAAGAAACCGGTTCTTACCGTGTTTTGCGCTTTACTGGTTGCTGTTTTTTTCGTAGCAGGGGTATTACAAATCAGGATGGCTACAGGAAATGAGACGTTTATCAGAACCGATACAGATACCTATCGTAACAACCTCCAGCTGGAGAATACCTTCGGCGGAGAAAACATTATGATTCATCTAAAAACTGAAGATATGGCCGATTTACTGACGGTTGAAAACTTAGACCGATTTGATACTCTGGAAAGACGATTGCTGCAGAATGAGAATGTGTACTCAGTAATCGGACCGGCCTCCACAGTCCGGCACATCACGGCAAAACAGGCAGATAACATCCTGGACAATGTGGGCGAGATGCGTGACGGACTGGCGGAAATGAGTGAAAGACTGAGTGATATCGCTCTTGCCATGACAGAAATGGAGGAAAACGCGCCGGAAATCGATTTTTCACAAATGACCGGCCAGTTTGAGCAATCCTCCAAAGCACTGGAGCAACTCATTGCCGGTCAGCAACAACTGGGTACCGGTATTGACAATCTCACCAACGGTTACGGTGAGTTCGGCAACATGGTAACCGATGTGGCGATAAATGTAGAGCAGATTGGCGGCGGTCTGGAGGCAGAACTGCAAAAACTGCCGCTGCCGGAACAAGAAAAGCAGGAACTTTTGCAAAAAACAGCAGGCCTGCGGCAAAGTGCTGCTGCGCTAAACCAGGCAGGCAGCAATATGCTGGCCATTGCTGATGAATCACAGTCTCTGCAACAAGTACCTCTGCAGACTGCTGACGGACTCACCGCCATGCAGCAGGGCCTCACGGCTCAGTCCGGGCAGCTGTCGGCAATGGAAAACGAAATTCCCGACATCAGCCAATTAGCAGAACTGGGTGAAGGGCTGGAAACATTTTCGGAGAAGCTGCTCCATATCTCACAGGGGCTGGACACGTTGTTAGAAAACAGCAACATTATGAGTCCCGCTCTGCCGTCCAATCAAGACACTCTGGAAATGATTTTATATGATGACGGTGACCTGCGGCCCATGTTCTCCCAGATGGTTATTGATGACTATAATGCCCTATTGGTGGTCCGCCTTACCGGCAATGCAGCAGACAGCCAAATCGAAGAAGTGGTTACCCTGATTAACAACACTCTGGATCGTGATCCGTTAGAAGGCACAGATGTTACAGTAACCGGCAAACCGGTACTGGATATTGCCCTACGCACAGAAATGAGAAGCAGCATGCAAAGAATGGTCATCAGTGCCCTCATTCTAATGGTGATTATTGTTTCTGTGGTGTTTAAAGTGCGCTGGCGCCTCTTCCCTTTGGTTGTTAACTTCGGTGCGGTAGTAGCTTCCATGGGATTGATGGCGCATCTGGGAATTCCCATGACCATGGTATCCATGGCCGCCTTTCCCATTCTAATCGGACTGGGCATAGATTACTCAATCCAGTTCCATAACCGGTACGAGGAAGAATATGTGACTGAGGAGGCAAACAACAATGAGATTTAA
- a CDS encoding cupin domain-containing protein, with product MQKIVNILSTEPGMKNMVFNNPDVKAVKVKLEAGQAAENCVVDAPVLLFVIEGEGAVVIEKETYPLTEGDVTVVPSGKNRHLQAGKETFRVLAVQSHQADKTCGLCALLEDCVNLKI from the coding sequence GTGCAGAAAATAGTTAACATACTTTCCACTGAACCTGGCATGAAAAATATGGTCTTTAATAACCCGGATGTCAAAGCGGTGAAAGTAAAGCTTGAGGCCGGGCAAGCTGCGGAAAATTGTGTGGTAGATGCCCCTGTCTTGTTGTTTGTCATCGAAGGTGAGGGGGCGGTGGTAATTGAGAAAGAGACCTACCCTTTGACTGAGGGTGATGTCACCGTGGTCCCTTCAGGGAAAAACCGGCATCTGCAAGCAGGGAAAGAGACATTCAGAGTATTGGCCGTTCAAAGCCATCAGGCAGATAAAACCTGTGGGTTGTGCGCACTTCTGGAAGACTGTGTAAACCTGAAAATCTAA
- a CDS encoding TetR/AcrR family transcriptional regulator, producing the protein MKKAETQQAILTAAKKLFITNGYKGTTTVQIAKEAGVSEMTLFRHFSTKDEIFLAVIHPLVSYLDSLDVNEQSDVRKTVRDLMENQLRFLLEERDLVRLVVMESFLAERNENPIAGVMARIEKVFSVYPLRQRELLVRLITGYILSGIFVPKKTNYKEDLEMFLQNAIDPLLERFEKERGDGGAENS; encoded by the coding sequence ATGAAGAAAGCGGAAACACAACAGGCCATCTTAACAGCGGCAAAGAAACTGTTTATTACCAACGGATACAAAGGGACCACTACGGTGCAAATTGCCAAAGAGGCAGGGGTTTCGGAGATGACGCTGTTTAGGCATTTTTCCACCAAGGATGAAATTTTCCTTGCTGTCATCCACCCGCTGGTTTCGTATTTAGATAGTCTAGATGTTAACGAGCAAAGTGACGTGCGTAAAACTGTCCGGGATCTAATGGAGAACCAACTCCGCTTTCTGTTGGAAGAGCGGGACTTGGTACGGTTGGTGGTTATGGAAAGCTTTTTGGCCGAAAGAAATGAAAATCCCATTGCGGGTGTAATGGCCAGAATTGAAAAGGTGTTTTCAGTGTATCCGCTCAGGCAGAGAGAGCTGTTGGTACGATTGATAACCGGTTATATCCTTAGTGGAATTTTCGTGCCCAAGAAGACAAATTATAAAGAAGATCTGGAAATGTTTTTGCAAAATGCGATTGATCCGCTTCTGGAGCGGTTCGAAAAAGAAAGAGGTGATGGTGGTGCAGAAAATAGTTAA
- a CDS encoding carbon-nitrogen hydrolase family protein, with the protein MKIREYLLHKYLAWRTRPALLERHWRSKKVRWRRTDEKPDRKKIPVGAVQLEVKLTDNAGEYMDEMCRITNKAARQGVRLLAFPEYSTFPLLGYIPGIEKLAEGTATDNQEVSVADLFRFAGPFFNRVAHFTFSKLASTFGLYIMSGSMPYPVEDRVVNRAFLYGPDGQILGHQDKVHLMPMEHAWGFSAGDAFNVFDTPLGKLAMPVCMDATYFETFRILERQGAEIVMVPIANAEEYNYWLALRGIWPRVQESMVYGIKSALVGQVLGHTLTGKAGIFAPLELTPNQDGTLAEAKTFDSQELVTATLDLEALHNLRATHPYLGDQNPALIAKYSPAPDSSMK; encoded by the coding sequence TTGAAGATTAGGGAATACCTTTTACATAAATATCTGGCCTGGCGCACCCGCCCTGCACTATTGGAGCGCCACTGGCGCAGTAAAAAAGTGCGCTGGCGGCGGACTGACGAGAAACCGGACCGAAAGAAAATTCCGGTGGGCGCAGTACAGCTTGAAGTAAAACTGACAGATAACGCCGGGGAGTATATGGATGAAATGTGCCGCATTACAAACAAAGCCGCCCGACAGGGCGTGCGTCTGTTAGCCTTTCCTGAATACAGCACTTTTCCACTGCTAGGCTACATTCCCGGTATCGAAAAGCTGGCCGAAGGAACAGCAACCGACAACCAGGAAGTCTCTGTTGCCGACCTGTTCCGTTTTGCCGGCCCGTTTTTTAACCGGGTAGCCCACTTTACCTTCTCTAAACTGGCATCAACCTTTGGTCTCTATATAATGTCCGGCAGCATGCCCTATCCTGTGGAAGACAGAGTGGTTAACCGGGCCTTCCTTTATGGACCGGACGGCCAAATCCTGGGCCATCAGGACAAAGTCCATCTGATGCCCATGGAGCACGCCTGGGGATTCTCCGCCGGCGACGCCTTCAATGTCTTTGACACGCCCCTTGGTAAACTGGCCATGCCTGTCTGTATGGACGCCACCTATTTTGAAACCTTTCGCATCCTGGAAAGACAGGGCGCTGAAATTGTCATGGTGCCCATCGCCAATGCCGAAGAGTACAACTACTGGCTGGCTTTGCGCGGCATCTGGCCCCGCGTCCAGGAAAGCATGGTTTACGGCATAAAAAGTGCTCTGGTAGGACAAGTGTTGGGCCATACCCTCACCGGTAAAGCCGGCATCTTTGCCCCACTGGAGCTCACGCCAAACCAAGACGGCACCCTGGCGGAAGCTAAAACCTTCGACAGCCAGGAGTTGGTCACCGCCACCCTGGATTTAGAAGCATTACACAACCTTCGCGCTACCCACCCCTATCTGGGTGACCAAAACCCGGCGCTGATAGCTAAATACAGCCCGGCACCCGATTCCTCAATGAAATGA
- a CDS encoding FMN-binding glutamate synthase family protein produces the protein MYGKKLKKAALVGTGLLGGSVAATILGRGAVNRVHDASLKVLMNDLYDENIWELVSAATRLGLQNVVETNLRSSEGKVIERPMGSPKKFPGLEDLLFTISQMYNLPIPLEQTTDSSVTIGKKSEKPFTISMPIMIAPMAYGVALSKKAKIALAKGSAMAGTGTNTGEGPFLPEERQAAKYLIYQFHRGDWGKTPGIMRQCDAIEIQLGQGSISGVGHIFHSKDMDKELRTAFGFPKGRDAVAHSMQPGVSSPKDLKDLVDRLRDVGGGIPIGVKMAAGKFLEKDLEIICNAGVDFIALEGAEAATKASPPILQDDFGVPMIFAIYRAARWLEKNNYKNQVSLIASGKMRTPGDILKACALGADACYIGTIALFAMSHTQVLKALPFEPPTQVVWYHGKYQNKFNIEEGAKYLNQFLRSCKEEINHGIKALGKTSLQDVGLNELMATSEMVSKGCNLPMVYEPYG, from the coding sequence TTGTACGGGAAAAAGCTAAAAAAAGCGGCCCTTGTGGGCACTGGATTATTAGGTGGAAGTGTGGCGGCTACTATTCTTGGCCGCGGGGCAGTTAACCGTGTCCATGACGCATCACTGAAAGTTTTAATGAATGATCTTTATGATGAAAATATCTGGGAGCTGGTTTCCGCAGCAACCCGACTTGGACTGCAGAATGTGGTGGAAACAAACTTGCGCTCCTCTGAGGGCAAGGTCATTGAAAGACCCATGGGCTCTCCCAAAAAGTTTCCGGGCCTGGAAGATTTGTTGTTTACCATCTCACAAATGTATAATCTGCCCATTCCCTTAGAGCAGACCACCGACTCCAGTGTAACCATCGGCAAAAAATCTGAAAAGCCGTTTACCATCAGCATGCCTATTATGATTGCGCCTATGGCCTACGGTGTGGCATTAAGCAAAAAAGCTAAAATTGCCCTGGCCAAGGGGTCGGCCATGGCCGGAACCGGTACAAATACCGGGGAAGGGCCATTTTTGCCGGAAGAACGCCAGGCTGCAAAATATTTAATCTACCAGTTCCATCGCGGCGACTGGGGTAAAACTCCGGGAATTATGCGGCAATGTGATGCCATAGAAATTCAGTTGGGGCAGGGCTCCATCAGTGGAGTAGGCCATATCTTCCATTCCAAGGATATGGACAAAGAACTGCGCACTGCCTTTGGCTTTCCCAAAGGAAGAGATGCGGTTGCCCACTCCATGCAGCCCGGTGTTTCCTCACCAAAAGATTTAAAAGATCTGGTGGATAGATTAAGAGATGTGGGCGGGGGTATTCCAATTGGCGTTAAAATGGCCGCCGGCAAATTTCTGGAAAAAGATCTGGAAATTATCTGCAATGCCGGTGTGGACTTTATTGCTCTGGAAGGAGCAGAAGCAGCCACCAAAGCTTCGCCACCAATTCTCCAGGATGATTTTGGTGTACCCATGATTTTTGCCATTTACCGTGCCGCCAGGTGGCTGGAGAAGAATAACTATAAGAACCAGGTCAGTCTCATCGCCAGCGGAAAAATGAGAACTCCCGGTGATATTCTTAAAGCCTGCGCCCTTGGTGCAGACGCCTGCTATATCGGGACCATTGCTCTCTTTGCCATGTCACACACTCAGGTTTTAAAAGCTCTGCCCTTTGAACCTCCCACTCAGGTTGTATGGTACCACGGCAAATACCAGAACAAGTTCAACATTGAAGAAGGGGCTAAATATCTCAATCAATTTTTGCGCTCCTGCAAGGAGGAGATCAATCACGGGATCAAAGCCCTGGGCAAAACAAGCCTGCAGGATGTGGGATTGAATGAATTAATGGCCACCTCGGAAATGGTCTCCAAAGGCTGTAACCTGCCCATGGTGTATGAACCTTACGGCTAA